TCTCGAGTCGCACCGACACGTCGCGCTCGGCGCCGTGGGTGGTGGGTTCGTAGTACCGGCGCCCGCGCAGTTCGTCGGGCAGGTATTGCTGGGCGACGATGCCGATCTCGCTGTCGTGCGCGTACTTGTACCCCTTGCCGTGGCCCAGGCGCTTGGCGCCGGGATAGTGCGCGTCGCGCAGGTGCATAGGCACCCGTCCGAAACCGCCCGCCCGCACGTCGGCGATCGCGGCGTTGATGGCGTTGTAGGCGGCATTGGACTTGGCCGTCGTCGCCAGGTAGACCGTCGCCTCGGCCAGGGGGATGCGGCCCTCGGGCATGCCGATGAAGGCGACGGCGTCGGCGGCGGCCACGGCGATCTGCAGCGCCTGCGGGTCGGCCATGCCGATGTCTTCGGCGGCCGAGATGACGAGCCGGCGTGCGATGAAGCGGGGATCCTCCCCCGCCTCGATCATGCGCGCGAGGTAGTGGATCGCGGCATCCGGATCGGATCCGCGCACCGACTTGATGAAGGCACTGATGACGTCGTAGTGCTCGTCGCCCTGGCGGTCGTATCGGAGCAGGGCGCGGTCGACGGCCTGGGCGATGTGGTCGGCCGTGATGTGCGGCGTGGCGCTTCCGGGGTCGGAGGGGTCGGCGTCCTCGTCGTCTCCGCCGTCGTCGTCGAGGGGTGCAGCGGGCGCGATGTCTCCGTCGCCGGCGACCGACGCCGCGGCCTCGAGGGCGGTGAGCGCACGCCGTGCGTCGCCGGACGCGAGGCGGACCAGCGCGGCACGCGCCTCGTCGTCGAGCACGACCCGGTCGGCCAGACCGCGGGGGTCGCGCACGGCACGATCGATCAGCGCACCGAGGTCGTCGTCCCCGAGGGGGCGAAGGGTCAGCAGGAGCGACCGCGACAGCAGGGGCGAGATGACCGAGAACGAGGGGTTCTCGGTGGTGGCGGCGATGAGGACGACCCACCCGTTCTCGACACCCGGGAGCAGGGCGTCTTGTTGCGCCTTGGTGAAGCGGTGGATCTCGTCGAGGAACAGGATGGTCGACTGTCCGTAGAGGTCGCGCTGCGTCAGGGCCTCTTGCATGACCTCGCGGACGTCTTTGACTCCGGCGGTGATGGCCGACAGCTCCACGAACCGGCGCCCGGACGATCGGGCGATCGCCTGGGCGAGAGTGGTCTTGCCCGTGCCCGGAGGGCCCCACAAAATGACCGAGACGGCGGACCCGGATGCCGAGGAATCGGTCGTCGCGAGCGTGACCAGCGGAGAGCCGGGGCGCAGGAGATGCCCCTGCCCCGCGACCTCGTCGAGGCTCACAGGGCGCATGCGCACGGCGAGCGGCGTCTGACCCTGGAACAGCGCGGATGATGAGGTCACCTCTCCAGGCTATCCGGGGCTCCCGACATCGCAGACGCCCTCGCGGCGCACCACCGAGGCGTCGCGGGGGCGTCACCGCGGGCTTCATTAGGATCGAGGGGCCCGGACGGGCGGAGGAGGTCGATGTGGCGACGCGCGGGAAAGACCGGCAGACGCGGGAGCAGCGGGCACGCGCCCGGGCTCACCAGGCGCGGGTGGAGTTGCACGAGCGCCGGGGCCGCCGGCGCACGCGCGACAACGCGGTGGCGATCGTCGTCGGCCTCATCGTCATCCTCGGGGCCATCGGCGTGCAGACCGCGTACTTCGTCGCGGGGCCGGGCGCGCCCGAGCCGGCCCCCTCCTCGACGCCCGCGCCGAGCGCTCCCGCGACCGAGGCACCCGGGACTCCGGTTCCGGAGGCCACCGAGACGCCCGCGTCCTGAGCCTGTGTCGGCGGGGCGGGTCGTACTAGGCTCGGAGGGTCCTTCTCCCCCAGGCGGCTCTGCCGCGATGAGGTGCTATCCGTGTCTTCCGCTTCCACGCCCGAAACCTCCGACCCGCGCGACGCCGCGACCGACGCCGAGGTCGACGCTCCCACCACTTCCGACGTCGAGATCGACCCCTCGCACGACGATGTCGAGGCCACGGCTCCGCTCGACGCCGCCGGCCCCGACGCGTCCGATGCGGTGACCGACGCCGAGCCGGCCGCCGACGCCGAGTCCACGGAGAACGCCGAACCCACTGCGGATGCCGAGCCCATCGCGGATGCCGAGCCCACTGCGGACGCCTCCGACGCCGAGCCGACCGACGCGACGGTCACCGATGTCGAGACGGCGGACGCGCCCGCCGCGGCTCCCGCCCCGGCTCAGCCGTCGGCTCGCCCCGGACCGCGCCTGCCGGGACCGCCCCCCGGCGCGAAGGCGTCGACGACGCCGAGTCAGCCCTGGGGTCGCGTCGATGACGACGGCACGGTCTCGGTTCGCGAAGGCGATGAGTGGCGCGAGGTCGGACAGTACCCCGACGGCACCCCCGCCGAGGCGCTCGCCTACTACCAGCGCAAGTTCGCCGACCTGGCCGGTGAGGTGACGCTGATCGAGACCCGTCACCGCCGCGGCGGTGCGTCGGCATCCGATCTGCGTTCGACCGCGCAGAGCCTGCGTGGCAAGCTCGTCGGCGCCGCAGCCGTGGGTGATCTGGCTGCCCTCGTCGCCCGCGTCGACGCCCTCACCGCGGAGCTCGCCGAGGCGAGCGAGTCCGAGGCGGTCGCCGCCAAGCAGGCGAGCGAAGAGGCCGTGCGCGAGCGCACCGCCATCGTCGAAGAAGCCGAGGCTCTCGCCGCGCGCGACCCGCAGACGGTGCAGTGGAAGCAGATGACCGCCGACATGGCAGCCCTCTTCGACCGCTGGCAGGCGCACCAGCAGAACGGCCCGCGCCTGTCGAAGTCGACCGCCCAGCAGCTGTGGCGCCGGTTCCGCGACGCCCGTGCCACGGTCGACCGCCACCGCCGCGAGTTCTTCTCGTCGCTGGATGAGACGCACAAGGCCGCCCGTGAGGCGAAGACCCGCCTCGTCGAGCGTGCCGAGGCGCTCGCCCCGCGCGGCGAGGACGGCATCGGTGCGTACCGCGACCTGCTCGACGCGTGGAAGGCGTCGGGACGAGCCGGTCGCAAGGTCGACGACGCGCTGTGGGCGCGGTTCAAGGCCGCCGGTGACGCTCTCTACGGCGCACGCATCGAGCGCGAGTCCGCCGAGAACGAGGCGTCGAAAGAGAAGATCGAGCAGAAGCGCGTGCTCCTCGAAGAGGCCGCGCCGATCGTCGACGAGAAGAACCTCGCGACCGCCCGCCAGAAGCTCACCGCCATCCAGCGCCAGTGGGACGAGATCGGACGCATCTTCCCGCGCGACAAGGAGCGGGCCCTCGACGACGAGCTGCGCAAGATCGAGCAGAGCGTGCGCACGCGCGAAGACGCCGACTGGAAGCGCAACGACCCGGAGCAGAAGGCTCGCGCCAACGACATGACGCGACAGCTCACCGACGCCATCGACAAGCTCGAGGCGGAGGTCGCCGCGGCCGAGGCGCGCGGCGACAAGCGCGCGGCGGCCCAGGCCGCCGAGGCTCTCGAGGCGCGCCGCACCTGGCTGCGCGCCCTCGGCGGCTGACCGCGTTCTCCACAGGTCCGACGCTTTCGCGTCAGGGGCGACATCGTCCCGCCACACTGGCGGGATGGTGTCGCCCTTCCTCTTCTTCGTCGACGAACGCCTGTCGCTCGCCGAATTGTCCGCCGCCTGTCTCGACGGTCTGCTCGTTCCGCTGGGAGAGGGTTTCATACCGGCCGACGCCGTCGAGACCCCCTGGATGCGGGCGCGAAGTCTCCTCCCACTCCTCGGTGAGCGGTGGGCGGCAGTGCGCCGCACGGCGGCCTGGATCCACGGAGCCGTCGACGAGGAACCGTTTCCCCACCACGTGCAGAGAGCCGGGTCGACGCGGGTGCGGGCGCGCTCCGACGCGCGCGTCGTCTTCCACGACGTGCGTCTCGAGCCCGCCGACATCCGTTCGCTGGCCGGCGTGCATCTCAGTTCACCGGAGCGGACGCTCGCCGACCTCGCCCGCTCCGGCGACGAGGGCGAGGTGGCCCTCGCCCGCGAGTGGGCCCGCCACGACCCGCAGCTCGGGAACGCGGCGGCGTCGTGGCTCGCTCGTCATCCGCGCTTCCCGCACGCGCGTCGGGCGGCGGCGGTGCTGTCGGCAGCCACGGTTGCGGCAGAGGCCGCGCGCCACGGCGGCGCCGACGGCGAGCGAGAGCCCGAGGGGGGCGGCATCCACGAGCCGACCGGTGTCGGACCGGTGCGAGCGAGCACCGGGATGCCGGCCGCGGGGGCCGTCTCGACCGCGCTGTGACGCGGCGACGTGATCTTCGGCCGCGTCGTCGCGCCGGACGCCGCTCGGGGAAGCGTTCCGGATGCCGTCGCGCCCGCGGCGAATCGCCGGCGCGGCGCTCGCCCGCGGTGAATCGCCGGCGGGGCGCTCGCCCGCGGTGAACCGCCGGCACGGCGCTTGCCCGCGGTGAATCGCCGGCGCGGCGCTCAGGAGGACGTGACGCGGTAGACGTCGTAGACGGCGTCGATGCGGCGAACGGCGTTGAGCACCCGGTCGAGGTGCACGGTGTCGCCCATCTCGAAGACGAACTTGCTGAGGGCGAGTCGGTCGTTCGTCGTCGAGACCGTCGCCGACAGGATGTTCACGTGGTGTTCGCTCAGCACCCGGGTCACGTCGCTCAGCAGCCCGGAGCGATCGAGAGCCTCGACCTGGATCTGCACGAGGAAGACGCTCTTCGTCGTCGGCGCCCACTCGACGTCGATCAGACGGTCGGGCTCCTCCTTCAGCGCGCGGACGTTGGTGCAGTCGCCGCGATGGACCGAGACACCGCTGCCGCGCGTGACGAAGCCGACGATCTCGTCTCCGGGGACCGGGGTGCAGCACTTCGCGAGCTTCACAAGGATGTCGGGCGCACCGCGCACGAGCACGCCCGAGTCGCCCCCGCGCGGGGCACGGCTGCGTCCGACCTGCGGCAGGTCGATGGGACCCGTCGAGGTCTCCTCCGCGCTGACGAGGGCGGTGACCTTCTCGATCACGGACTGCGTCGAGACGTGGCCTTCGCCGACCGCGGCGTACAGGGCTGAGACGTCCTCGTAGTGGAAGAGACGAGCGACCTCGGTGAAGGAGTCCTGGCTCATGAGGCGCTGCAGCGGCAGGTTCTGCCGGCGCATCGCGCGGGCGATGGAGTCCTTGCCCTGCTCGATGGCCTCCTCGCGACGCTCCTTGGTGAACCACCCGCGGATCTTGTTGCGCGCGCGCGTGCTCCGGACAAAGCCGAGCCAGTCCTGACTCGGGCCGGCGTCGGGGTTCTTCGAGGTGAACACCTCGACCACGTCCCCGCTCTGCAGCGTGGACTCCAGCGGCACGAGGCGACCGTTGACCTTCGCACCCATGGTGCGGTGACCGATCTCGGTGTGCACGGCGTAGGCGAAGTCGACGGGGGTCGCGCCGGTCGGCAGACCGATCACCCGGCCTTTCGGGGTGAAGACGTAGACCTCTTTCGCGCCGATCTCGAAGCGCAACGAGTCGAGGAACTCCCCCGGGTCGGCGGTCTCGGCCTGCCAGTCCGAGATGTGGGCGATCCAGGCCATGTCCGCATCGACGGCTTTGGAGTCGGCCTTGCCGCCGGCCATCCGCTCCTTGTACTTCCAGTGCGCCGCCACGCCGAACTCGGCCTGCTGGTGCATCTCGTGCGTGCGGATCTGAATCTCGACGGTTCGACCGCCAGGGCCGATGACCGTGGTGTGCAGCGACTGGTAGAGGTTGAACTTCGGCGTGGCGATGTAGTCCTTGAAGCGCCCGGGCAGCGGTGTCCAGCGGGCGTGGATCGCGCCGAGGACGGCGTAGCAGTCGCGGACGGTGCCCACGAGGATCCGGATGCCGATGAGGTCGTAGATGTCGTCGAACTCGCGGCCCCGCACGACCATCTTCTGGTAGACGGAGTACAGCTGCTTCGGCCGACCCATGACCCGGCCGCGGACCCGAAGTTCGCGCAGGTCGGCGTCGACCGCGTCGATGACGTTCTGCACGTACTGCTCGCGCTGCGGGGTGCGCTGTTTGACGAGACTCTCGATCTCGGCGTAGAGCTTGGGGTGCATGACGGCGAACGAGAGGTCTTCGAGCTCGCTCTTGATGGCCTGGATGCCGAGGCGATGGGCCAGAGGAGCGTAGATCTCGAGCGTCTCGGTGGCCTTCTTGGCGGCTTTGTGAGGGGGCACGAAACCCCACGTACGCGCATTGTGCAGGCGGTCGGCCAGCTTAATCAGCAGCACGCGGATGTCTTTCGACATCGCGACGATCATCTTGCGCACCGTCTCGGCCTGGGCGCTGTCGCCGTACTTGACCTTGTCGAGCTTGGTGACGCCGTCGACCAGCATCGCGACCTCGTCGCCGAAGTCGGCCGCCAGCTCGTCGAGCGGATAACCGGTGTCTTCGACCGTGTCGTGCAGAAGTGCGGCGGCGATCGCCTTCGGGCCGAGTCCGAGCTCGGCGAGGATCTGCGCCACCGCGAGCGGATGCGTGATGTACGGTTCGCCGCTCTGACGCTTCTGGCCGTCGTGCGCCTTGTCGGCGACGGCGTAGGCGCGCTCCACGATCGCAAGATCGCCCTTGGGGTGATGCGTGCGCACCGTGCGCAGGAGCTTGTCGACGTCGTCGCGGCGCGCGGCGCGCGAGAAGATCCGCGGAACGAGGCGGCGGAGCGAGGACGGCGGCGGCGCGGAAGCAGCGGTCTCTGTCATCGACACCCTTCCCTACGGCCAGTCGATCAAGTCTACGCCCCGGCGGGTGGGGCCCCGACCTCGCGCCGGAGCCCCACCCGTCTCGGTCCCTCCCCGCCTCAGGCGGGAACGCCCGCCTTTTCACGAGCGGCGAGCACGCGCGCGTCGCGCTGCGCGACGGGCTTCTCCTTCTCGCGCAGCAGCGCGTACAGGGGAACCGACACGAACAGCGTCGAGTAGGCCGCGACGATGGTGCCGACGAAGATCGACAGTGAGATGTCGCTCAGCGTCCGTGCGCCGAGCGGCACACCGATGAAGAGGATCGCACCGACCGGCAGGATGGCGACGACGGTGGTGTTGATCGAGCGGATCAGCGTCTGGTTGGCGGCGAGGTTCACCGACTCCGCGAACGTGCGGCCCGAGATCTCACCGTCCTCCCGCGTGTTCTCCCTCACCTTGTCGAAGACGACGGTGGTGTCGTAGAGGGCGTACGAGAGGATCGTCAGGAAGCCGATGACGGCAGCCGGGGAGATCTCGAATCCGAACACCGCGTACACGCCGATCGTGATGATCAGCACGTCCACGAGGCCGACGATGGCCGCGACGGACATCTTCCACGTGCGGAAGTACAGCGCGAGGATCAGGAACGTCAGCGCCAGGAAGATCGACAGACCCCACAGCGACTGGCGCGTGACGTCGGCGCCCCACGTGGGACCGATGAACGAGTCGGTGATCTCACTCGAGGGCACATCGTAGGCCGAGGCGAGCGCCGCCGAGACCGCCTGGGTCTCGTCCGGGCCGAGCTGGTCGGTCTGTACACGCACCGCCTGGTCGCTGATGGTCGACACGCGCGTCGTCGCCCCCGGCACGACGGAGGTCACGGCGTCGGTCGCGAGGGACTGATCGAAGGACGCCGGGTTCGACACGGTGAACTGCGAGCCGCCGGTGAATTCGATCGAGAACTGTACGGGCCGGAACAGCGGAACCAGAGCGGCCCCGATCACCAGCACCGCGGCGATGATGAACCACAGGCGGCGGCGCTGGACGAACGGGAAGGAGGTCTTCCCCGAGTAGAGGTCGTTGCCGAGTTGCGTCATGGAGCGCATCAGTCGTCTCCCTCCTTCGTGGGGCGGCTATCGCCGCGCCCGGCGGCCGCGAGTTCCGCCTGCTTGCGTTCCGCGATCGTCTGGCGGCGCTGTGCCTCGCCGCGAGAGCGCTTGACGCGGGCCGCGTCGGCGACCGGCGCACGGAACTGCGCGCGGCCCCGGTACACGGCGCCCAGCGCGTTGGGGTCCATGCCCGAGAGCGGGTGGCCGGAGCCGAAGAACCGCATCCGGGCCAGCAACTGCATCACCGGGTGGGTGAACAGGATGAAGATCAGGATGTCGATGGCGGTCGTCAGGCCGAGCGTGAACGCGAAGCCCTTCACCGTGGCATCCGCGAGGATGTACAGCACGACGGCGGCGAGGATGTTGATCGACTTCGAGATGTAGATCGTGCGCTTCGCGCGCGCCCAGCCGTCCTCGACGGCGGCGGTGATGGACTTGCCGTCACGCAGCTCGTCGCGGATGCGTTCGAAGTAGACGATGAACGAGTCGGCGGTGAAGCCGATCGTCACGATCAGGCCCGCGACACCGGCGAGCGACAGACGGAAGCCGGCGCGCCAGGCGAGGATGCACAGTGCCACGTACGTCAACACGGCCATCACGCCGAGCGACGCGATGATCACCGTGCCGAGCGCTCGGTAGACGATCAACGAGTAGATCGCCACGAGGCCGAGGCCGATGAGTCCGGCGATGAAGCCGACCTGCAGCTGCTGCGAACCGAGCGTGGCCGAGACGGTGTCGGAGCTGACCACCGTGAAGCTCAGCGGCAGGGCGCCGTACTTGAGCTGGTCGGCGAGCGCCTTCGACGACTCCTGCGTGAAGCTGCCGGTGATGCTGGGGCGTCCGTCGAGAATGGTGCCCTGCATGACCGGCGCCGACAGGACCGACCCGTCGAGGACGAAGGCGAACTGGTTGAGGGGCGACTGCAGCGCCACGAGCCGCTGGCTGATGTCGCCGAACGTCTGGGTGCCCTGGTCGTTGAAGACGAGGTTGACGGCCCAGCGACCCGTGTTCTGCTCCTGGCCGTTGGTGGCATCCACGATGTCGGTGCCGTTGAGCTCGACGGGTCCGAGGATGTACTTGCCGCCGTCGTCGATGCCGCACGTGATCATCGGCTGGTCGGCCGGCGCCTGCGCGGGGTTGGACGGCGGATTCGCGCAGTCGTACGCGAGGAACTGCGCCTGCAGTGCCGGCGTGATGTACGCCGCGTCGCTGGCGTTGGTCGGCGACGCCGTCGGTGTCGACGGCAGCGCCGGGTCGGGCGTCGGGTACGGCGTGGAGTTGCCGTCCTCGCCGACGAACGACGTGGCCTGGGCGCCGGTGAACAGCACCGGTCGCAGCTGCAGCTGGGCCGAGCTCTGGATGCGCTGGCGCGTGGCCTCGTCGGCCTGGCCGGGGATCTGCACGACGATGTTGCGGCCGCCCTCGGTCGCGACGTCGGTCTCGCCTACGCCGGAGGCGTCGACGCGCTGGCGGATGATCGTGACGGCCTGCTGCAGCTGCTCGCTGTCGGGGGCGGCGCCGTCGGTGGTCTGAGCCTGCAGGATGATCTGCGTGCCGCCCTGCAGGTCGAGGGCGAGGTCGGGTGACCAGGAACTTGCGTTGAAGACGTACACGCCCAGGGCGTTGATGCCGAAGAGCACGCCGGTGATGGCGAGCAATCCGGTCAGCACGCGCCAGGCATGACGAACAGGGGTCGAGGGCGCCACGGTGTCGGCTTTCTGTGCGGCGGTGAACGAAGAGAGTGTGGGGCGATCAGACCGCGGGGCGGTCCTTGCCGTCGCGCTCCGGGTCGACGGAGTTCTGACGCGCGGCGCGCTCGTCGTCGCTGATCGACGAGATGTCACCGTCGGCGACGCCCGCGACGTACTCGGCTTCGCTCTCTTCGGCCTCGATGAACTCGTCTTCGGTGACGGTCCCTTCGGCCGGATCGACGATGCGCAGCACGGCCTGGCTGTGCACCTTGATGACGATGCCGGGGGCGATCTCGACCAGGGCGGGCTTGTCGAGGTCTTCGCCGTCGTACTCCACGATGGTGCCGTAGAGGCCGCCCTGCAGCAGCACCTCGGCTCCGGGCACGGTCTCGCGGGCCTTCTTCTCCTGTTCGGCCTTCTGCTTCTTCATCCGACGGCGCGAGCTGACGAACATGAAGACGAGCAGACCGGCGAGCAGAATCAGAAGGGGAAAGCTATCCATGGAGGCGGTGCACCTTTCAGATCAGGCGCGCCGTGCGGCACTGCCTAGCGAGGGTCGGGGAATCCCCCGCCGAGTATAGGTCATCCGCCCTGGCTGAACCGGAGCAGGCCGTCGGGGTGGGGTGCGCCGAGGTGGTCGTACGCCTCGGGCGTCGCGACCCGGCCGCGGGGCGTACGGCCCATGAACCCGATGCGCACGAGATACGGCTCGACGACGGATTCGATGGTTTCGGGCTCCTCGCCGACCGCCACGGCGAGGGTGCTGAGTCCCACCGGGCCGCCGCGGAACCGTCGAACAAGGGCATCGAGCACCGCGCGGTCCAGGCGGTCGAGCCCGATCGCATCGACGTCGTACAGGTCGAGCGCTGCGTCGACCGTGCGGACGTCGGCGTCGCCGTCGGCGGTTCCGGTCGACGGGCCGTGCACCACGAGATAGTCGCGCACGCGGCGGAGCAGGCGGTTGGCGATACGGGGCGTGCCACGCGAGCGTCGGGCGATCTCCGACCGGGCGGTGCCCGGCAGGCCGACGTCGAGCATGGATGCCGAGCGCGAGACCACCTGCTCGAGCTCCTCGGGCTCGTAGTACTCGAGGTGCGCCGTGAAGCCGAAGCGGTCACGCAGGGGGTTGGGCAACAGGCCCGCCCGCGTGGTGGCGCCGACGAGGGTGAACGGTGACAGATCGAGCGGGATGCTGGTGGCTCCGGCGCCCTTGCCGACCATGATGTCGATGCGGAAATCCTCCATCGCCAGATAGAGCATCTCTTCGGCCGAGCGGGCCATGCGATGGATCTCGTCGATGAAGAGGACCTCACCGGGGGTGAGCGACGACAGCAGGGCCGCGAGGTCGCCCGCGTGTTGGATGGCGGGGCCACTCGACAGACGCAGGGGTCGCCCGCTCTCGTGGGCGACGATCATGGCGAGCGTCGTCTTGCCGAGCCCCGGCGGCCCCGACAGCAGGATGTGGTCGGGCGAGCGCTGCTGGATCCGCGCTGCGTCGAGCAGGAGTTGAAGCTGGCCGCGCACCTTCTGCTGGCCGACGAATTCGCTCAGCGACGTCGGGCGGAGAGCCCCCTCGATCGCGAGTTCGGTCTCATCGTCGGGCGTGCCCGCATCGCGGACGTCAGCCACCCACGGTCTCCTTCCGTGCGGGACCGAGCAGGGCGAGCGTCAGTCGGAGCAGCGCCTGCACCGACGCACGGTCGGCCTCGGAGGCGTTCTCGGCGACGGATGCCACGGCCTCGGCCGCGGTGCGTTCGGTCCAGCCGAGGCCGACGAGGGCCTGCGTCACCTGCACCGGCACCTGGCCGTGCGCCGCGATGGCGGCGGCGGGTGCGGCGGGGACGACGGCGAGCTTGCCCGCGAGCTGCACGACGATCAGCTTCGCCGTCTTCGGGCCGATGCCCGACACCCGGCGGAACGGGGCGTCGTCGTCGTCGGCCACCGCCTGGGCGATCTGCGGCACCGTGAGCGACGAGAGCACCCCGAGCGCCGACTTCGGGCCGACGCCGGTGACGCTGATCAGGTGGGCGAACACCGTGAGCTCTTCGCGCGTCTCGAAGCCGTACAGCGAGAGCGCGTCCTCGCGCACGATCAGGTTGGTGTGCAGGTGCACGTCGTCGCCGACGTGCACCGTGCGCGCGAGCTGAGCCGTGACGGCGACCGAGAAACCGACGCCGCCGACCACGATCACGAGCGAATCGTCGGCGACGTGGGCCGCGCGCCCCTGCAGCGAAGAGATCATGTGCTCAGTTTACGCTTGCGTTCGTACATGTGTTCGAGCGACACGAGCCTGTGGAGAGCGCCGCTTCTCGGCATCCCGCCACGCGCGCTGCGCGGGCGTCAGCGCGGCAGCGCCAGCGGCGGGAGCCGCTCCCCCGCGCCAGGCGTGACAGAGCGCGATGGCGAGGGCGTCCGCGGCATCCGCCGGCTGGGGCAATGTCTCGAGGCGCAGGACGCGGGCCACCATGGTCTGCACCTGCAGCTTGTCGGCCGACCCGTAGCCGGTGATGGCGGCCTTGACCTCGCTGGGCGTGTGGGTGGCGGCCGGGATCCCGTGCTCGGCGGCGAGCAGCAGTGCGATGCCGCTGGCCTGCGCGGTGCCCATCACCGAGTGGCGGTTGTTCTGCGCGAAGACGCGTTCAACGGCGACGACGGCGGGGTCGTGCTCGCGCAGGATGGAGCGGATGCCGGCGGCGATGGCCGCGAGGCGCTTCTCGATCGGATCGGCCGTCGAGGACCGCACGACACCCACGTGCACGAGCGAGGCCGTGCGATCCGGGGAGACGTCGACCACGCCGATGCCGCAGCGCGTGAGACCCGGGTCGACGCCGAGGACGCGGAGGGAACGAGACACGGCCCCCACGCTATGCGCAGGGGCCGTGCGAGAAGGAAGGGCGCGCCCTTACTCGTCGTTCTCGAGCTCGGCCTGGACCTCGGGGCTGAGGTCGAAGTTCGTGTAGACGTTCTGCACGTCGTCGCTGTCTTCGAGCGCATCGATGAGACGGAACACCTTGCGGGCGGTGTCGGCGTCGACCTCGACCTTGAGCGAGGGGACGAACTCGACGTCGGCCGAGTCGTACTCGATGCCTGCATCCTGCAGCGCGCTGCGCACCGACACCAGGTCGCTCGCCTCGGTGATGACGCCGAAGCCCTCGCCGTGCGGCTCGACTTCTTCGGCGCCGGCCTCGAGCACGGCGAGCATGACGTCGTCTTCGGTCGTTCCCTCGGAGGGGACGACGATGACGCCCTTGCGGCTGAAGTTGTACGCGACGCTGCCCGGATCGGCGAGCGTGCCGCCGTTACGGCTGAGAGCGGTGCGTACTTCGGCCGCGGCGCGGTTCTTGTTGTCGGTCAGACACTCGATGAGGAATGCCACGCCGTTGGGGCCGTAGCCCTCGTACATGATCGAGGCGTACTCGACGGCCTCGCCGCCGATGCCCGCGCCGCGCTTGATGGCGCGGTCGATGTTGTCTTTGGGGACCGAGGTCTTCTTGGCCTTGAGCACGGCGTCGAAGAGCGTCGGGTTGCCCTGGAGGTCCGCTCCACCGAGCTTGGCGGCGACCTCGATGTTCTTGATGAGCTTGGCCCACGACTTGGCGCGGCGGGCGTCGACGACCGCCTTCTTGTGCTTGGTCGTGGCCCATTTGGAGTGTCCGGACATGGGCTCCAGTCTAGAACGCGGGCGCGCTCGCGCCGCGTCGGGCTCGGACGCGGTCGAGGAAGCGCGCGTGGAAACGCGTCTCGCCGGTCGATTCGGGGTGGAAGGCCGTTCCCAGAAGGGAGCCCTGCTCGATCGCGACGACGCGTCCGTCGGCGAGGGATGCCAGGGGTTCGGCATCCGGACCCCACTCCACGACCGCGGGCGCTCGGATGAAGACCGCGTGCACCGGCGGGTCGCCGAGGGCGGGGACGTCGAGGTCGGTCTCGAACGAGGCCGTCTGACTGCCGAACACGTTGCGTGCGACGCGCGCGTCGAGGCCGCCGAAGGTCTGCTGTCCTTCGATGGCGCCGTCGATGCGATCGGCGAGCAGGATGAGTCCGGCGCACGTGCCGTACATCGGCATCCCGGCCGCGATCGCCTCCCGGATGGGCTGCTGCATCCCGAAGGCGCGGGCGAGCTTGTCGATGACACTCGACTCGCCGCCGGGGAGCACGAGGCCCTCCACGGCGGCGAGCTCCTCGGGCCGACGCACGGGTCGCGCGTCGGCTCCGAGGGCGGTCAGTACGGCGAGGTGCTCGCGCACGTCGCCCTGCAGGGCGAGGACGCCGACGCGAGGGGCGTCGGTCACCATCCGCGCTCGGCCAGGCGGTGCGGCGCGGGGAGATCGGCGACGTTGATGCCGACCATGGCCTCGCCGAGGCCGCGCGAGGCCTCCGCCACGATCTTC
The DNA window shown above is from Microbacterium proteolyticum and carries:
- a CDS encoding replication-associated recombination protein A; this translates as MTSSSALFQGQTPLAVRMRPVSLDEVAGQGHLLRPGSPLVTLATTDSSASGSAVSVILWGPPGTGKTTLAQAIARSSGRRFVELSAITAGVKDVREVMQEALTQRDLYGQSTILFLDEIHRFTKAQQDALLPGVENGWVVLIAATTENPSFSVISPLLSRSLLLTLRPLGDDDLGALIDRAVRDPRGLADRVVLDDEARAALVRLASGDARRALTALEAAASVAGDGDIAPAAPLDDDGGDDEDADPSDPGSATPHITADHIAQAVDRALLRYDRQGDEHYDVISAFIKSVRGSDPDAAIHYLARMIEAGEDPRFIARRLVISAAEDIGMADPQALQIAVAAADAVAFIGMPEGRIPLAEATVYLATTAKSNAAYNAINAAIADVRAGGFGRVPMHLRDAHYPGAKRLGHGKGYKYAHDSEIGIVAQQYLPDELRGRRYYEPTTHGAERDVSVRLEKIRRILDGT
- a CDS encoding dioxygenase; the encoded protein is MATRGKDRQTREQRARARAHQARVELHERRGRRRTRDNAVAIVVGLIVILGAIGVQTAYFVAGPGAPEPAPSSTPAPSAPATEAPGTPVPEATETPAS
- a CDS encoding DUF349 domain-containing protein, producing the protein MSSASTPETSDPRDAATDAEVDAPTTSDVEIDPSHDDVEATAPLDAAGPDASDAVTDAEPAADAESTENAEPTADAEPIADAEPTADASDAEPTDATVTDVETADAPAAAPAPAQPSARPGPRLPGPPPGAKASTTPSQPWGRVDDDGTVSVREGDEWREVGQYPDGTPAEALAYYQRKFADLAGEVTLIETRHRRGGASASDLRSTAQSLRGKLVGAAAVGDLAALVARVDALTAELAEASESEAVAAKQASEEAVRERTAIVEEAEALAARDPQTVQWKQMTADMAALFDRWQAHQQNGPRLSKSTAQQLWRRFRDARATVDRHRREFFSSLDETHKAAREAKTRLVERAEALAPRGEDGIGAYRDLLDAWKASGRAGRKVDDALWARFKAAGDALYGARIERESAENEASKEKIEQKRVLLEEAAPIVDEKNLATARQKLTAIQRQWDEIGRIFPRDKERALDDELRKIEQSVRTREDADWKRNDPEQKARANDMTRQLTDAIDKLEAEVAAAEARGDKRAAAQAAEALEARRTWLRALGG
- a CDS encoding RelA/SpoT family protein; the protein is MTETAASAPPPSSLRRLVPRIFSRAARRDDVDKLLRTVRTHHPKGDLAIVERAYAVADKAHDGQKRQSGEPYITHPLAVAQILAELGLGPKAIAAALLHDTVEDTGYPLDELAADFGDEVAMLVDGVTKLDKVKYGDSAQAETVRKMIVAMSKDIRVLLIKLADRLHNARTWGFVPPHKAAKKATETLEIYAPLAHRLGIQAIKSELEDLSFAVMHPKLYAEIESLVKQRTPQREQYVQNVIDAVDADLRELRVRGRVMGRPKQLYSVYQKMVVRGREFDDIYDLIGIRILVGTVRDCYAVLGAIHARWTPLPGRFKDYIATPKFNLYQSLHTTVIGPGGRTVEIQIRTHEMHQQAEFGVAAHWKYKERMAGGKADSKAVDADMAWIAHISDWQAETADPGEFLDSLRFEIGAKEVYVFTPKGRVIGLPTGATPVDFAYAVHTEIGHRTMGAKVNGRLVPLESTLQSGDVVEVFTSKNPDAGPSQDWLGFVRSTRARNKIRGWFTKERREEAIEQGKDSIARAMRRQNLPLQRLMSQDSFTEVARLFHYEDVSALYAAVGEGHVSTQSVIEKVTALVSAEETSTGPIDLPQVGRSRAPRGGDSGVLVRGAPDILVKLAKCCTPVPGDEIVGFVTRGSGVSVHRGDCTNVRALKEEPDRLIDVEWAPTTKSVFLVQIQVEALDRSGLLSDVTRVLSEHHVNILSATVSTTNDRLALSKFVFEMGDTVHLDRVLNAVRRIDAVYDVYRVTSS